From a region of the Geothrix sp. 21YS21S-2 genome:
- a CDS encoding NAD(+)/NADH kinase, with the protein MVRPTLVIVAKSRSPWLAKGLADVVPTFLARGWDVWAHPKIQGAWNAAGLPPEAFRGDPRYGESLPVPDLCLALGGDGTLLTAARHVGMRGTPLLGINLGSLGFLTCHPSEEAREVVEGYFLGAFRKETRTMLHAQVVRGDDVLGGRPALNDAVVNKGVVARIMEFRIQVDGHDAASIKADGLIVATPTGSTAYSLSAGGPILYPALDAWVISGICPHSLTLRPIVVPAHLPVSITMDRAEDAHLTLDGQLEMEIHAGDRLELRKSERAITLIQDPESSFFHLLGEKLHWSDR; encoded by the coding sequence ATGGTCCGACCCACCCTCGTTATCGTCGCGAAGAGCAGGTCCCCCTGGCTCGCCAAGGGCCTCGCGGATGTGGTCCCCACGTTCCTGGCCAGGGGCTGGGACGTCTGGGCCCATCCCAAGATCCAGGGCGCCTGGAACGCGGCGGGCCTGCCCCCGGAGGCCTTCCGCGGGGACCCCCGCTACGGCGAGAGCCTCCCGGTGCCCGACCTGTGCCTGGCCCTGGGCGGGGACGGCACCCTCCTGACCGCGGCCCGCCACGTGGGGATGAGGGGCACCCCCCTCCTGGGCATCAACCTGGGCTCCCTGGGCTTCCTCACCTGCCATCCCTCCGAGGAGGCCCGTGAGGTGGTCGAGGGCTACTTCCTGGGGGCCTTCCGCAAGGAGACCCGGACCATGCTGCACGCCCAGGTGGTCCGCGGCGACGACGTCCTGGGCGGCCGCCCCGCCCTCAACGACGCCGTGGTGAACAAGGGCGTGGTGGCCCGCATCATGGAATTCCGCATCCAGGTGGACGGCCACGACGCCGCCAGCATCAAGGCCGACGGCCTCATCGTGGCCACCCCCACCGGCTCCACCGCCTACTCCCTTTCCGCCGGCGGCCCGATCCTGTATCCCGCCCTGGACGCCTGGGTCATCTCCGGCATCTGCCCGCATTCCCTTACCTTGCGTCCCATCGTGGTCCCGGCCCACCTGCCCGTCTCCATCACCATGGACCGGGCCGAGGACGCCCACCTGACCCTGGACGGGCAGCTTGAGATGGAAATCCATGCCGGGGACCGGCTGGAACTGAGGAAATCGGAACGGGCGATCACGCTGATCCAGGATCCGGAGTCGAGCTTCTTCCACCTGCTCGGGGAAAAGCTGCACTGGTCGGACCGCTAG